A genomic stretch from Jatrophihabitans sp. includes:
- a CDS encoding LLM class flavin-dependent oxidoreductase: protein MSILDLAPVSSKGDTTEALNNTTELARQAERWGYRRFWVAEHHNMPAIASSSPAVLLAHLAAATSTIRVGSGGVMLPNHAPLVVAEQFGTLESLHPGRIDLGIGRAPGADQRTALALRRTMQGLSAEDFPAELADLIAMLAGDPGRLQAVPTAAGLPQVWLLGSSDFSARLAGLLGLPFSFAHHFSAASTEPALAVYRGSFRPSQWLDEPHAMVAVHATCADTDEEAEYLAKPGWLAFLRLRTGAPIPLPTPEEAAAYEFSPAELAFVEHRKEGQALGSPTTVAAQLSELLGRTGADELMLTNQIYDLAPRLRSYQLIAELSEQPAFGSAESASLAN from the coding sequence TTGTCCATCTTGGACCTGGCGCCTGTCAGCAGCAAAGGCGACACGACCGAGGCTCTCAACAACACCACCGAATTGGCGCGCCAGGCCGAGAGGTGGGGTTACCGGCGCTTCTGGGTGGCCGAGCACCACAACATGCCGGCGATCGCCAGCTCGTCACCGGCGGTGCTGCTGGCCCATCTGGCAGCCGCGACGAGCACCATCCGGGTCGGTTCCGGCGGGGTGATGCTGCCCAATCACGCGCCGTTGGTGGTGGCCGAGCAGTTCGGCACCCTGGAGTCCTTGCATCCCGGCCGGATCGACCTGGGCATCGGACGGGCGCCGGGGGCGGACCAGCGGACCGCGCTGGCGCTGCGCCGGACGATGCAGGGCCTGTCGGCCGAGGACTTCCCTGCGGAGCTGGCCGACCTGATCGCCATGCTGGCCGGCGACCCGGGCAGGCTGCAGGCCGTGCCGACCGCGGCCGGGCTGCCCCAGGTGTGGTTGCTGGGTTCCAGCGACTTCAGCGCGCGGCTGGCCGGGCTGCTAGGACTGCCGTTCTCTTTCGCCCATCATTTCTCGGCCGCCAGCACCGAGCCGGCGCTGGCGGTCTACCGCGGGAGCTTCCGTCCGTCGCAGTGGCTGGACGAGCCCCATGCGATGGTGGCGGTCCACGCCACCTGCGCCGACACCGACGAGGAGGCTGAGTACCTGGCCAAGCCAGGCTGGCTGGCCTTTCTACGGCTGCGCACCGGGGCGCCGATTCCGCTGCCCACCCCGGAGGAGGCCGCCGCCTACGAGTTCAGCCCGGCCGAGCTCGCCTTCGTCGAGCACCGCAAGGAGGGTCAGGCGCTCGGCTCACCAACGACGGTGGCCGCCCAGCTCAGCGAACTGCTCGGACGCACCGGCGCCGACGAGCTGATGCTCACCAACCAGATCTACGATCTGGCCCCTCGGCTTCGCTCTTACCAGTTGATCGCTGAGTTGAGCGAGCAGCCGGCCTTCGGTTCGGCCGAATCGGCGAGCCTCGCTAACTGA
- a CDS encoding helix-turn-helix transcriptional regulator, whose protein sequence is MQLRSRRALADYIDLLGISERQLARSAGLSHSTVNHLVTGRRNSCSLRTAVAIERALDCPPGLLFSPDTDADRLAMYRLWADSATQAGEPTGGAAE, encoded by the coding sequence ATGCAACTACGGAGCCGGCGAGCACTCGCCGACTACATCGACCTACTGGGAATCTCGGAGCGGCAACTGGCGCGAAGCGCCGGTTTGAGCCACTCCACGGTGAACCATCTCGTGACCGGGCGGCGTAACAGCTGCTCACTGCGCACCGCAGTCGCCATCGAACGAGCCTTGGACTGCCCGCCTGGTCTGCTCTTCTCGCCGGACACCGACGCCGACCGGCTCGCGATGTACCGGTTGTGGGCTGACTCAGCGACCCAGGCCGGCGAGCCGACCGGAGGCGCCGCTGAGTGA